A stretch of Spirosoma oryzicola DNA encodes these proteins:
- a CDS encoding PAS domain-containing protein, giving the protein MLTQAQQRANRREIELFRQLNDIFDWNIPRRQRNAYIKKLESGSTLVLTDLSKTILWTSHNFLTMTGYSHLEVIGKTPRILQGPDTDPATIIRVRESLQRANSVKADLLNYRKGGDSYVCRVQIDPLYDSQGALTHFLAVESEVK; this is encoded by the coding sequence ATGCTAACACAGGCTCAGCAACGTGCCAATCGTCGAGAAATCGAGCTATTTCGTCAGCTCAATGATATATTTGACTGGAACATTCCACGTCGACAACGAAACGCGTATATCAAAAAATTGGAGTCCGGTTCTACGCTCGTCCTAACCGATCTCTCTAAAACAATCCTGTGGACGAGTCATAATTTTTTGACGATGACCGGCTATTCGCACCTAGAAGTTATCGGGAAAACGCCCCGTATCCTGCAAGGACCAGACACCGATCCCGCAACGATAATACGTGTCAGAGAATCGCTTCAGCGCGCTAATTCTGTGAAAGCGGATCTGCTGAATTATCGAAAAGGAGGAGATTCATATGTGTGCCGGGTGCAGATCGACCCGCTCTATGACAGTCAGGGAGCATTGACTCACTTTCTGGCGGTGGAAAGCGAAGTAAAATAA
- a CDS encoding right-handed parallel beta-helix repeat-containing protein — MKVIILIRLIFFLALAGLLTHCKPEDAVVDPVVQRQDTLTINQVRSWNTLPLPSSVRITDTGIEGVFKLVVGDNTSADDMGSILVTANGRRYKRDFTGPANAAWFGVNPSAADIGPALQAAVNAASEVVIPDGAYTQGTSVVLKSGLTIRGNAGKVTITLPKTYVSLVSLARSEEAITPLENVIIDGLSWMTTTREDGMFGCIYIDGPTVNNLTVQNCAGNDVASKDSTNWLTVKIQSGKTASNIVIKNNHVQARRMACEIFNHDNHGIYSGKNIIVSGNDFHNCHFGISLSGPLDGLMVDNNHLTNCSLFGIEIAGAARNVKITNNTFEGTFDKFLTGSNDGNGNGSVVGGMVVTGNSTIGLCTGGVQIFNGGTMQFTKNNFNMTGMLELAHSTNGGTYTENVIESLANKAIICDNTSDNTFSGNTISNKNCPGNHATFMSYGSKATNNVLTNNKLTKGVGGSYYDSVLGGTTVASKNYDEAGNPIP; from the coding sequence ATGAAAGTAATTATTTTGATTCGTTTAATTTTTTTTCTGGCTTTAGCTGGTCTGCTGACGCATTGTAAGCCAGAAGACGCTGTGGTGGACCCCGTTGTTCAACGGCAGGACACCTTGACAATCAACCAGGTACGGTCCTGGAACACGTTACCTCTGCCTAGCAGCGTTCGCATTACCGATACGGGTATAGAAGGCGTATTTAAGCTGGTCGTTGGCGATAATACCAGCGCCGACGATATGGGCAGTATCCTGGTAACCGCTAATGGCAGACGTTATAAACGTGATTTTACCGGCCCCGCCAATGCGGCCTGGTTTGGCGTTAACCCTTCGGCGGCTGATATTGGACCGGCGTTGCAAGCCGCTGTAAATGCGGCTAGTGAAGTCGTTATTCCAGATGGAGCCTACACGCAGGGAACATCCGTTGTTCTCAAAAGCGGGCTGACGATTCGCGGAAACGCTGGTAAAGTTACGATTACGCTTCCCAAAACGTACGTGTCGCTTGTTTCGCTGGCGCGGTCCGAAGAGGCTATCACTCCCCTTGAGAACGTAATCATCGACGGCTTATCCTGGATGACAACGACTCGGGAAGATGGTATGTTCGGATGCATCTACATCGATGGTCCAACGGTCAATAACCTAACGGTACAAAACTGTGCTGGTAACGACGTTGCATCTAAAGACAGTACCAACTGGCTGACGGTGAAAATTCAATCCGGTAAAACAGCCAGCAACATTGTGATTAAGAATAACCATGTGCAGGCACGACGAATGGCCTGTGAGATTTTCAATCACGATAATCACGGTATTTATTCCGGTAAGAACATTATTGTCAGTGGTAACGATTTTCATAACTGCCATTTCGGTATCTCCTTATCTGGACCGCTGGATGGACTCATGGTCGACAATAATCACCTGACCAACTGTAGTCTGTTCGGCATCGAGATAGCCGGTGCAGCCCGTAATGTCAAGATTACCAACAACACATTCGAAGGAACGTTTGACAAGTTTCTTACCGGCTCCAACGACGGCAATGGGAATGGTAGTGTAGTGGGCGGCATGGTTGTTACGGGAAATTCGACGATTGGTTTGTGTACCGGTGGCGTCCAGATCTTTAATGGCGGAACGATGCAATTCACTAAGAATAATTTCAATATGACGGGAATGCTGGAACTTGCCCACTCCACAAACGGAGGAACCTACACCGAAAACGTCATTGAAAGTCTAGCCAACAAAGCCATCATCTGTGACAACACATCGGACAACACGTTCAGTGGCAACACGATTTCAAACAAAAACTGCCCCGGAAATCACGCTACGTTTATGTCTTATGGCAGCAAGGCAACGAACAATGTGTTGACGAATAATAAGCTGACAAAAGGCGTCGGTGGCAGTTATTACGATTCAGTTCTGGGTGGTACTACCGTAGCCTCCAAAAATTATGACGAAGCTGGCAACCCAATTCCATAA